Proteins found in one Neodiprion lecontei isolate iyNeoLeco1 chromosome 6, iyNeoLeco1.1, whole genome shotgun sequence genomic segment:
- the LOC107217971 gene encoding uncharacterized protein LOC107217971 isoform X2: MGFKWFKARITISRMPEYSSAAAGSYRTTSFDMPDFQSNNNYTTSTNGQTNIDKTSITRPVSLPALKLNNPMAEVTGTDNISEAVELNSSENSSKSSKKTSDVTQSGREMYSGLGIRNTALLKKETFEEDYNQNIGNVTPRPAQKMHKAEYKRKKVKAPVPKRKLIQIRGAE, from the exons ATGGGCTTCAAATGGTTCAAGGCTCGCATCACGATAAGTAGAATGCCTGAATACTCTTCTGCGGCAGCGGGTTCCTACAGGACAACGTCATTTGACATGCctgattttcaatcaaataataattacacaacTTCGACTAACGGTCAAACCAATATTGATAAAACATCCATCACTAGGCCAGTTTCTTTGCCtgcattaaaattaaataatccaATGGCTGAAGTAACAGGCACAGATAATATTTCAGAAGCAGTCGAACTGAACAGCAGTGAGAATTCAAGTAAATCTTCAAAGAAAACGTCCGACGTAACACAGTCGGGACGAGAAATGTACAGCGGTTTAGGAATAAGAAATACCGCTCTCTTGAAAAAAGAGACGTTTGAAGAGGATTATAATCAGAATATCGGAAACGTTACGCCTAGACCTGCACAAAAAATGCACAAGGCTGAatacaaaaggaaaaaagttAAAGCACCAGTcccgaaaagaaaattga TTCAAATACGGGGTGCAGAATGA
- the LOC107217971 gene encoding uncharacterized protein LOC107217971 isoform X1, translating into MGFKWFKARITISRMPEYSSAAAGSYRTTSFDMPDFQSNNNYTTSTNGQTNIDKTSITRPVSLPALKLNNPMAEVTGTDNISEAVELNSSENSSKSSKKTSDVTQSGREMYSGLGIRNTALLKKETFEEDYNQNIGNVTPRPAQKMHKAEYKRKKVKAPVPKRKLSKSSGDILRSGNSEGVTFTNEKKSSHTSDVDV; encoded by the coding sequence ATGGGCTTCAAATGGTTCAAGGCTCGCATCACGATAAGTAGAATGCCTGAATACTCTTCTGCGGCAGCGGGTTCCTACAGGACAACGTCATTTGACATGCctgattttcaatcaaataataattacacaacTTCGACTAACGGTCAAACCAATATTGATAAAACATCCATCACTAGGCCAGTTTCTTTGCCtgcattaaaattaaataatccaATGGCTGAAGTAACAGGCACAGATAATATTTCAGAAGCAGTCGAACTGAACAGCAGTGAGAATTCAAGTAAATCTTCAAAGAAAACGTCCGACGTAACACAGTCGGGACGAGAAATGTACAGCGGTTTAGGAATAAGAAATACCGCTCTCTTGAAAAAAGAGACGTTTGAAGAGGATTATAATCAGAATATCGGAAACGTTACGCCTAGACCTGCACAAAAAATGCACAAGGCTGAatacaaaaggaaaaaagttAAAGCACCAGTcccgaaaagaaaattgagtAAGAGCAGTGGTGATATTTTAAGGAGTGGCAATTCAGAAGGTGTTACATTtacaaatgaaaagaaatcatCGCACACCAGTGATGTCGACGTTTAG